Within Amycolatopsis sp. FDAARGOS 1241, the genomic segment AACCGCGCCGCCTCAGCGGGATCGGTGCTCCACAACACTGCGCCCGGGTGCTCGACCGAGGGTCCCTTCCGGTACCGGACCGCTCACCGCCGCTGAGCTTCGGTGACAGCTTCCACTGCGTGACGACCAGGCCGGTGTCATTCGGCGCTGGTCGTCACCGTCACCTCCTCGGCCCTCATGCCTCGTCGTGGTACAGCCGTCCGATCATCGAGTGCGCAGCGGCCACGTGCCGGCGCACCGTGGTCACGGCCACGGCCGCAGCCCGCAACTCGGCGGCCGCGTCTTGTGCCGCCGCGGCTCCACCTTCGTGGTCGTGGGTTTGGTCACTACGCAGCGACGGGTCGCCGGCCAGGCCCTCAGCCCAGGTGCCGAGTTGGCCGAGCAGCTGCTTGAACCCGGCCGGCAGTGAGGACAGGTAACCCAACGTCGGGTACACCTCGGGCGCCGAGGGAAGGGCCTCCGACGTGGTCGACAAGGTCGCGTAATTCGCCCAGCGGACCAACTCGGCGCAGGCCTCCATCGCCGAGGCCAAGCGCTCCGGATCGTACGGACCGTCGAGCGGCCACTGCGCCGCGACCATCTCGCCCGGCGCGAGCATCTTCTTCTCCATCGTCGACTCCTCTGCTCCGGTTTCATCTGGGTTGTCAGTTCAGAACTTGCAGGTCAACCCCGGCCGCGTCGCGGACGGTAGCGAGACAGTCGTTAAGCCGGCTGCGTCGAACTACGCGTTCTGCCCGATCGCGCGGGCCACGGCCTTGATGAGCGGGATGCCGGTCTGCGGGCCGACGGATTGGAGGTCGAACGTGTCGTGGCCGAGGGCGATGGCGAACCGCAAGATCGCGATTTCACGGGGAGAGCGCCTCGGGTCGGGCAGGTATTTCTCCGCTCTGCCCCAGTCGATCACCGCGAGCTTCTGCGCGGGGATGTAGTCGATGGCCGACCGGACGAACTCGTCGAGCCGCAGCCAGCTGCCGTCGTCGATCAGCAGGTTGATGCCTGCCGACGTGCCCCGCCCGGCGTTCAGGGCGTAGCGCCGCAGCGCCACTTCCAATTCCTCTTGGGGCAGTTCGGCGGGATCGATGGTCGTCGCCACGAAGGCTCCTCACGTGGTTGTGGTCGAGTGACTGGCCGGTCAGAGGTTGTGTGCGGCCGCGTCGGCGAGGTCTGCGATGAGGGCGCTGGTCAGCGCGGCGTCGCACTTGACCCCGTTGCGGCGCTCCCAGTAGCCCTGTCTTGTCCGTCGGGAACCGCCGTCGGTCCAGTACACCTGATCACCCGCGCGGACACCGGAGTCCCACACCTCCGGCGGCTGATCCCTGCCGCACCACCCACGGCACCCGCTCGCCGGCCAAGGCAATCCCGAACGGCTTCATGACGTCCTCGGTCGGCACGTACTCAGACGTGTCCGGCGGCGCAAACGGTGACGACCACACCGTCGCCGCCGGGGTGCTCACGGGGACGCAACAGAACAAGACCGGCCAGAAGGACTCTACGCATGATCTCCTCGTTTCGGGAGGAAGATCGCCACCTCCACCAGCCGCGTTACGCACCGCGCCACGTAGCCGTCCGCCGGAGACGGTCCCCTGGTCGTGACCGCACCAGCTGATTTACGACTCGACGTGGATGTCGACACTGACGTCGTCGGGGTTGAGGTCGAGGGCGGCGGCGATGGCTTCGCGGGCCATGCGAGGTGCGTCGCTGAGACGACGGGCCTGGGTGAGCCCGTCGACGTCGGGGACGTGCACCATCCACCATTTGCGCCACCATCTGCCTTCGTGGGTAACGGTGACGTGGTACTGCTTCACCGCCGTGCCTCCTCGATTGCTCGCAGGATCTCGCCGACCACGCCCCCATGGCGACACCCGGCGTCGCACGGTCAGCGGTCAGTACCGGCTTCGGTAGCTGCCGGGGTTCTTCCCCAGGCGCCACTGCGACGGCCGCTGGCCCCAGTACGCCCCGTCATTGTAGGCGTCACGATTGCGCTGGATTCCAGCGCACATCGGGTGGCCGTCGGTGCCGATCGGTTCGTTCCTGGCACCCTTCGCACACGGCTTACCGCAGAAGTCGCACCGCACCAGCGCGTCGGCGAGCACCTTCTTCCGGACAGCCGGCTTCTCCCGTCGCTGCGACGGCTTCGGCTCGACGTATCAAACCTCGACCTTGCTCGGTTTCGCCCGGATGAGGCGTCGCGACGTGGTACTGGCGGCCGACGTGGAGCCCACCGACGACGGCAGCTCATCTCCAGGCGCGACGCCGAGCTGCTCGCGGTAGGCCAGGTGTTTGTCTGAGACGCCCAACGGCCTCA encodes:
- a CDS encoding type II toxin-antitoxin system HicB family antitoxin, which produces MKQYHVTVTHEGRWWRKWWMVHVPDVDGLTQARRLSDAPRMAREAIAAALDLNPDDVSVDIHVES